A genomic segment from Cyprinus carpio isolate SPL01 chromosome A22, ASM1834038v1, whole genome shotgun sequence encodes:
- the LOC109086771 gene encoding LIM/homeobox protein Lhx9 isoform X1 has product MEVVGCKAKESSCTLRPAAMLFHGISGDHIQGIMEEMERRSKSESRLAKTVQMNGRETTMPSTSPEKPALCAGCGGKISDRYYLLAVDKQWHLRCLKCCECKLALESELTCFAKDGSIYCKEDYYRFSVQRCARCHLGISASEMVMRARDSVYHLSCFTCTTCNKTLTTGDHFGMKDNLVYCRVHFETLIQGEYHPQLNYAELAAKGGGLALPYFNGTGTVQKGRPRKRKSPAMGIDIGSYNSGCNENDADHLDRDQQPYPPSQKTKRMRTSFKHHQLRTMKSYFAINHNPDAKDLKQLAQKTGLTKRVLQVWFQNARAKFRRNVLRQENGGVDKADGTSLPPPSSDSGALTPPSTATTLTDLTNPSITVVTSVTSSLDSHESGSPPQTTLTNLF; this is encoded by the exons ATGGAAGTTGTGGGGTGCAAGGCGAAAGAAAGCAGTTGCACATTGCGTCCAGCAGCCATGCTTTTCCACGGCATCTCTGGGGATCATATTCAAGGGATCATGGAGGAGATGGAGAGGAGATCTAAATCGGAGTCTCGTCTGGCTAAAACCGTTCAGATGAACGGACGAGAGACG ACGATGCCCTCCACGAGCCCAGAGAAGCCTGCGCTGTGCGCCGGCTGCGGTGGGAAAATCTCCGACAGATACTACTTACTCGCCGTTGATAAACAGTGGCATTTAAGATGTCTCAAGTGTTGTGAATGTAAACTGGCCCTTGAATCTGAGCTGACGTGTTTCGCGAAGGATGGCAGCATTTACTGCAAAGAGGATTACTACAG GTTCTCCGTGCAGAGATGTGCCCGCTGCCACCTCGGCATCTCCGCCTCGGAAATGGTGATGCGCGCCAGGGACTCCGTGTACCATCTGAGCTGCTTCACCTGCACCACATGCAACAAAACACTGACCACGGGTGACCATTTCGGCATGAAAGACAACTTGGTTTACTGCCGGGTTCACTTTGAGACCCTTATTCAGGGAGAGTATCACCCTCAATTAAACTACGCCGAATTAGCGGCCAAAGGCGGAGGGCTCGCGCTGCCTTACTTCAATGGCACCGGCACGGTACAGAAAGGGAGGCCGCGGAAGAGGAAGAGTCCGGCGATGGGGATAGATATCGGCTCTTACAACTCAG GTTGTAATGAGAATGATGCAGACCATTTGGATCGGGATCAGCAACCCTACCCTCCATCCCAGAAGACCAAGCGCATGCGTACGTCCTTCAAACACCATCAGCTTCGCACCATGAAGTCCTACTTCGCCATAAACCACAACCCCGATGCCAAGGACTTAAAACAGCTCGCCCAAAAGACAGGACTGACCAAAAGAGTTCTTCAG gtttggttccaaaacgcacgGGCCAAATTCAGAAGGAACGTTTTGCGGCAGGAGAATGGGGGTGTTGATAAGGCTGACGGCACGTCACTTCCGCCGCCCTCTTCTGACAGCGGTGCTCTGACCCCACCCAGCACGGCCACCACACTAACTGACCTGACCAATCCCTCTATCACCGTAGTAACATCAGTGACCTCTAGTTTGGACAGCCACGAATCCGGGAGCCCCCCACAAACTACCTTGACAAACCTTTTCTAA
- the LOC109086771 gene encoding LIM/homeobox protein Lhx9 isoform X2, protein MEVVGCKAKESSCTLRPAAMLFHGISGDHIQGIMEEMERRSKSESRLAKTVQMNGRETTMPSTSPEKPALCAGCGGKISDRYYLLAVDKQWHLRCLKCCECKLALESELTCFAKDGSIYCKEDYYRFSVQRCARCHLGISASEMVMRARDSVYHLSCFTCTTCNKTLTTGDHFGMKDNLVYCRVHFETLIQGEYHPQLNYAELAAKGGGLALPYFNGTGTVQKGRPRKRKSPAMGIDIGSYNSGCNENDADHLDRDQQPYPPSQKTKRMRTSFKHHQLRTMKSYFAINHNPDAKDLKQLAQKTGLTKRVLQGEQILGHYSQTSRRLKIP, encoded by the exons ATGGAAGTTGTGGGGTGCAAGGCGAAAGAAAGCAGTTGCACATTGCGTCCAGCAGCCATGCTTTTCCACGGCATCTCTGGGGATCATATTCAAGGGATCATGGAGGAGATGGAGAGGAGATCTAAATCGGAGTCTCGTCTGGCTAAAACCGTTCAGATGAACGGACGAGAGACG ACGATGCCCTCCACGAGCCCAGAGAAGCCTGCGCTGTGCGCCGGCTGCGGTGGGAAAATCTCCGACAGATACTACTTACTCGCCGTTGATAAACAGTGGCATTTAAGATGTCTCAAGTGTTGTGAATGTAAACTGGCCCTTGAATCTGAGCTGACGTGTTTCGCGAAGGATGGCAGCATTTACTGCAAAGAGGATTACTACAG GTTCTCCGTGCAGAGATGTGCCCGCTGCCACCTCGGCATCTCCGCCTCGGAAATGGTGATGCGCGCCAGGGACTCCGTGTACCATCTGAGCTGCTTCACCTGCACCACATGCAACAAAACACTGACCACGGGTGACCATTTCGGCATGAAAGACAACTTGGTTTACTGCCGGGTTCACTTTGAGACCCTTATTCAGGGAGAGTATCACCCTCAATTAAACTACGCCGAATTAGCGGCCAAAGGCGGAGGGCTCGCGCTGCCTTACTTCAATGGCACCGGCACGGTACAGAAAGGGAGGCCGCGGAAGAGGAAGAGTCCGGCGATGGGGATAGATATCGGCTCTTACAACTCAG GTTGTAATGAGAATGATGCAGACCATTTGGATCGGGATCAGCAACCCTACCCTCCATCCCAGAAGACCAAGCGCATGCGTACGTCCTTCAAACACCATCAGCTTCGCACCATGAAGTCCTACTTCGCCATAAACCACAACCCCGATGCCAAGGACTTAAAACAGCTCGCCCAAAAGACAGGACTGACCAAAAGAGTTCTTCAG ggaGAACAAATCTTGGGGCATTACAGCCAAACTTCACGACGTTTGAAAATTCCCTAA